In a single window of the Acyrthosiphon pisum isolate AL4f chromosome X, pea_aphid_22Mar2018_4r6ur, whole genome shotgun sequence genome:
- the LOC107884637 gene encoding THAP domain-containing protein 2-like, producing the protein MSNVCVLCVKPLIKYLRSRISLHVFPTCPKKRQIWLNQCRLTNEEVLPNRKICSFHFESTCFKSNAKRRILHADAVPTIFVNSHVKKIVKGGPKNFNKKGIVGENRQSQDIPLTRAAKKKISSRNYVSHDILPKNPATEVHDRVKSIATNRKRKLELDKPITELKKNKLSYMSLLKLVNIQSHWLTAIK; encoded by the exons atgtccAACGTTTGTGTACTGTGTGTGAAACCATTGATCAAATATCTGAGGTCCAGGATATCTTTGCACGT ATTTCCAACGTGTCCAAAAAAACGGCAGATATGGCTCAACCAATGTAGATTAACGAACGAAGAAGTCTTACCAAACCGTAAAATATGCTCATTTCACTTTGAGTCAACATGTTTCAAATCTAATGCAAAGAGACGCATACTTCACGCTGATGCTGTAccaacaatttttgtaaatagccatgttaaaaaaattgtgaaag gaggaccaaaaaattttaataagaaaGGGATTGTCGGTGAGAATCGTCAGTCTCAAGATATACCATTAACAAGAGCTGCTAAAAAAAAGATTTCCAGTCGAAATTATGTGTCTCATGATATATTACCGAAAAACCCTGCTACAGAAGTACATGATCGTGTAAAAAGTATTGCAACAAATCGAAAAAGAAAACTTGAGCTCGATAAACCTATCACGGAACTAAAAAAGAATAAGTTATCATATATGTCACTATTGAAACTTGTTAATATTCAATCTCATTGGCTAACGGCCATAAAGTGA